One genomic segment of Culturomica massiliensis includes these proteins:
- a CDS encoding ABC transporter permease translates to MFDIDRWQEIWITITRNKMRSVLTAFGVFWGIFMLVVMSGAGYGLQNGVLAGVEGFAENSAYFFSNVTTEAYKGFRKGRYWNLRNNDMDMLAAQVPEIKYISPILFGGRSDNNTVRGDKYGTYYIKGLNPMYNFIEPQSMIYGRYLNEVDIRDKRKVCVIGKKVYDEMFQGTGNPLGHLLKINGIYYQVIGVNEPVTEINIGGNSNESIILPYTVMQQTYNRGDIVDCIALTLYDEARVSDYEDQIKNLLKARHSISPTDPMAVQSMNVEKQFRMFSMLFLGISALIWIVGLGTLLAGVVGVSNIMMVTVRERTKEIGIRRALGAKPKTILTQIMSESLVLTALAGFFGLAFGVGILSMVDNVLSANMSKDTFFQHPQIPFYIAVIAAFVLLICGLLAGVIPAWRALQIKAIDAIREE, encoded by the coding sequence ATGTTTGATATAGATCGTTGGCAGGAAATATGGATTACGATAACCCGGAACAAAATGCGGAGTGTATTGACGGCATTCGGAGTATTTTGGGGTATCTTTATGTTGGTTGTCATGTCCGGGGCCGGTTACGGATTGCAAAACGGAGTACTGGCAGGCGTGGAAGGATTCGCGGAAAATTCGGCCTATTTTTTCAGCAATGTCACTACCGAAGCTTACAAAGGTTTCCGCAAAGGACGCTACTGGAACCTGCGTAACAACGATATGGACATGCTGGCGGCCCAGGTCCCCGAAATAAAATACATCTCCCCCATTCTATTCGGAGGCCGCAGTGACAACAATACGGTCCGGGGCGATAAATACGGTACATATTACATCAAGGGGCTAAATCCCATGTACAACTTTATCGAACCCCAATCGATGATTTACGGACGTTATTTAAATGAAGTGGATATACGTGACAAACGGAAAGTCTGTGTAATCGGAAAAAAAGTGTACGATGAAATGTTTCAGGGCACCGGTAATCCTCTGGGACATTTATTAAAAATCAACGGCATCTATTATCAGGTAATAGGAGTAAACGAACCCGTTACAGAAATAAACATCGGAGGTAATTCCAATGAATCCATCATATTGCCTTATACCGTAATGCAACAAACTTACAACCGCGGGGATATCGTCGATTGTATCGCTCTGACCTTATACGACGAAGCCAGGGTAAGCGATTATGAAGATCAAATCAAAAATTTACTGAAAGCCCGGCATTCCATATCCCCGACCGATCCGATGGCCGTACAAAGCATGAATGTAGAAAAACAATTCCGGATGTTCAGCATGCTTTTCCTGGGTATCAGCGCACTGATATGGATTGTCGGATTGGGAACATTATTGGCCGGTGTCGTCGGAGTGAGCAATATTATGATGGTCACGGTAAGGGAAAGGACAAAAGAAATAGGCATACGGAGAGCCCTGGGCGCGAAACCGAAAACCATCCTGACTCAAATTATGAGTGAAAGTCTGGTGTTAACGGCCCTGGCCGGATTTTTCGGACTGGCCTTCGGCGTCGGAATACTCAGTATGGTAGACAATGTCTTAAGCGCAAACATGAGTAAAGACACCTTTTTCCAACACCCTCAAATCCCGTTTTATATTGCGGTAATCGCTGCTTTTGTCTTACTGATTTGCGGTTTGCTGGCCGGTGTTATCCCGGCCTGGAGGGCTCTTCAGATAAAAGCCATCGATGCCATACGGGAAGAATAA
- a CDS encoding efflux RND transporter periplasmic adaptor subunit, whose translation MKKYIKFVFLGLFVVILVWTFIFLWKKSQPEKVVYQIVQPTIGTIQKKTVATGKVEPRDEVLIKPQISGIVSEVYKEAGQKVKAGDVLAKVKVIPEMGTLNAAESRVNVARINLSQTQREYDRNKGLFEGKVISKEEFEKMETELNRAKEELQNAQDNLEIVRDGIAKRSSQFSNTQIRATITGMILDVPVKVGNSVIQSNNFNDGTTIASIADMSDMIFKGKIDETEVGRIKEGMPLTLTVGALQDSKFQAILEYISPKSIEENGAILFEIKAAAEIPDTVFVRAGYSANAEIILDQRTDVLTIPESTVEFKQDSAFVQIVLTEIPEQKFEKRQVKLGLSDGINIEVISGITAEDRIRGMKEKK comes from the coding sequence ATGAAAAAGTACATTAAGTTTGTTTTCCTGGGACTGTTTGTCGTTATATTGGTATGGACATTTATCTTTCTCTGGAAAAAATCTCAACCGGAAAAAGTGGTTTACCAAATCGTACAACCCACCATCGGTACAATACAGAAAAAAACAGTGGCAACCGGAAAAGTGGAACCCCGGGATGAAGTGCTGATCAAGCCGCAGATATCGGGAATCGTATCGGAGGTATATAAAGAAGCCGGACAGAAAGTAAAAGCCGGAGATGTACTGGCAAAAGTAAAAGTCATTCCGGAAATGGGAACATTGAATGCAGCCGAATCCCGGGTGAATGTAGCCCGGATAAATCTTTCGCAGACACAACGGGAATACGACCGTAACAAAGGGCTGTTCGAAGGAAAAGTTATTTCCAAAGAAGAATTCGAAAAAATGGAAACCGAACTGAACCGGGCCAAAGAAGAATTACAAAATGCACAGGATAATCTGGAAATTGTAAGAGACGGTATTGCCAAACGTTCCTCTCAATTCAGCAATACCCAAATCCGGGCGACCATTACAGGTATGATTTTGGACGTACCCGTAAAAGTAGGAAACTCTGTCATTCAATCGAATAATTTCAACGACGGTACCACCATTGCTTCAATTGCCGATATGTCCGATATGATTTTCAAAGGAAAAATAGACGAAACAGAGGTCGGACGGATCAAGGAGGGTATGCCTCTGACACTGACCGTCGGAGCATTACAAGACTCTAAATTCCAAGCCATACTGGAATACATATCCCCAAAGAGTATCGAAGAAAACGGCGCTATACTTTTTGAAATCAAAGCGGCTGCGGAAATTCCGGATACGGTATTCGTGCGTGCGGGTTACAGTGCAAATGCAGAGATCATTTTGGACCAAAGGACAGACGTATTGACCATTCCGGAAAGTACGGTCGAATTTAAGCAGGATTCAGCCTTTGTGCAGATCGTCCTTACCGAAATCCCGGAACAAAAATTTGAAAAACGTCAGGTAAAACTCGGTCTATCCGACGGAATAAATATTGAAGTCATCAGCGGCATTACGGCTGAGGACCGGATAAGAGGAATGAAAGAAAAGAAGTAA
- a CDS encoding TolC family protein yields the protein MKIIGIYILIFILSPIAIWGQEEQTPEVWTLKQCVEYAIEHNIDVRQRILEKMNQELNLNTSQYSRLPNLNASGSQNFYFGRGPGRDGTYQDQSQASSSLNVSANVPVFSGFRIHNDVKAKKMSLQAAVEELNRTKEDLSLNITSYYLQVLLNKELLNVAEEQVKLSKSQVEQTEILVRNGKSPESELFDAKAALAREELNLTQAANSLKLSLLDLSQLLNLESPEKFDIVMPDLENIIVEEMLNLQTPVEVFTHSAGNRPAIKAAEFRLQSSEKNLKVTRSAYYPTLSLGASYSNAYYHTYNLEGSRNPSFSSQLSNNGSESVGLNINIPLFNRMATRNQVRMARLDIENQQLQLDNTRLILYKEIQQAYYNAVAAHEKYRSSEKSVEASQIAFQYEEQKYKAGKSTSYQFNDIKTRLAKSLSEVLQAKYDFIFRSKILDFYNGAPLY from the coding sequence ATGAAAATAATAGGAATATATATACTGATTTTCATACTATCGCCGATAGCTATTTGGGGACAGGAAGAGCAGACACCGGAAGTCTGGACGCTAAAGCAATGTGTCGAATATGCCATCGAGCACAACATCGATGTCCGCCAGCGTATACTGGAAAAGATGAATCAGGAACTGAATCTGAATACGTCACAATACAGCCGCCTTCCCAATCTGAACGCAAGCGGATCACAGAACTTTTATTTCGGCCGGGGGCCGGGGCGGGACGGAACATATCAGGATCAATCACAGGCCAGTAGCTCGCTTAACGTATCGGCAAACGTACCCGTATTTTCAGGGTTCCGGATACACAACGACGTAAAAGCCAAAAAGATGAGCTTACAGGCTGCCGTAGAAGAACTAAACCGGACAAAAGAGGATTTATCTTTAAATATTACCTCCTATTATCTTCAGGTATTACTGAATAAGGAATTACTGAATGTCGCAGAAGAACAGGTAAAGTTAAGTAAAAGTCAGGTTGAACAGACTGAAATACTGGTCCGGAACGGTAAAAGCCCGGAGTCGGAATTATTTGATGCAAAAGCCGCTTTAGCCAGGGAAGAATTAAACCTTACCCAGGCAGCAAATAGCTTAAAATTATCATTACTCGACCTAAGCCAGCTACTCAACCTGGAAAGTCCGGAAAAATTCGATATTGTAATGCCCGATCTGGAAAATATCATTGTAGAAGAAATGTTGAACCTGCAAACTCCGGTAGAAGTATTTACGCATTCAGCCGGCAATCGTCCGGCAATAAAAGCCGCAGAATTCAGACTGCAAAGCAGTGAGAAAAATTTAAAAGTTACACGTTCTGCCTACTATCCGACCCTGTCACTGGGCGCTTCCTACAGCAATGCCTACTATCATACCTATAATCTTGAAGGATCCCGCAATCCGTCTTTTTCCTCTCAGCTGAGCAATAACGGAAGCGAATCGGTCGGATTAAATATAAATATTCCCTTGTTCAACCGCATGGCCACCCGTAATCAGGTGCGTATGGCCCGTTTGGATATTGAAAACCAGCAATTACAATTGGACAATACCCGCCTGATCTTATACAAAGAAATCCAACAGGCCTATTACAATGCCGTAGCCGCACATGAAAAATACCGTTCTTCGGAAAAATCGGTTGAAGCCTCACAAATAGCTTTCCAATACGAAGAACAAAAATACAAGGCGGGAAAATCTACCAGCTACCAATTCAATGACATCAAAACCCGTTTGGCCAAATCCTTGTCGGAAGTCTTACAAGCCAAGTATGATTTTATCTTCCGGTCTAAAATCCTGGATTTTTACAATGGAGCTCCGTTGTATTAA
- a CDS encoding linear amide C-N hydrolase, with the protein MKKRMTFIGILLLTSYLALPSQACTRAVYLGPDNMVITGRTMDWKEDLKSNIYLFPRGIKRAGADSGNTIHWTSKYGSVITAGYDIGTSDGMNEKGLVANILYLTESSYDRPNDTRPVMGISIWTQYVLDNFATVDEAVKELRKELFRIDAPDMPNGSKSTLHLAISDTSGNSAIFEYINGNLVIHEGRQCQVMTNSPTYEQQITLNNYWKQIGGLVMLPGTNRAADRFVRASFYINAIPQTADQREAVAGVFSVMRNVSVPLGISTPDQPNIASTRWRTVSDQKNKIYFFESTMTPNIFWVNFRDLDFSSDAPVKKLNLSNGEIYAGNAASQFKTSQPFKFLFE; encoded by the coding sequence ATGAAAAAAAGAATGACATTTATCGGTATTTTACTCCTGACTTCTTATCTGGCTTTACCTTCACAGGCATGTACCCGGGCCGTTTATCTGGGTCCCGACAACATGGTAATTACAGGACGTACCATGGATTGGAAAGAAGATTTAAAATCCAATATTTATCTTTTTCCACGCGGAATAAAAAGAGCCGGAGCCGACAGCGGCAACACGATCCACTGGACCTCCAAATACGGGAGTGTCATCACCGCCGGCTATGATATCGGCACCTCGGACGGGATGAACGAAAAAGGACTGGTGGCCAATATCCTCTATCTCACCGAATCCTCTTACGACCGCCCCAACGACACCCGCCCCGTAATGGGTATCAGCATCTGGACCCAATACGTCCTGGATAATTTTGCCACAGTCGACGAGGCTGTTAAGGAACTCCGGAAAGAGCTTTTCCGCATCGACGCTCCCGACATGCCAAACGGATCGAAATCCACACTTCATCTGGCAATTTCGGATACAAGCGGCAACAGTGCAATCTTCGAATACATCAACGGCAATCTTGTTATTCACGAAGGACGCCAATGTCAGGTAATGACCAACTCTCCGACTTACGAACAGCAAATCACCCTCAACAACTACTGGAAACAAATAGGCGGTTTAGTCATGTTACCGGGAACCAACCGGGCAGCCGACCGCTTTGTCAGAGCTTCCTTTTACATAAACGCCATCCCGCAAACCGCCGATCAAAGAGAAGCAGTCGCAGGTGTATTCAGTGTTATGCGCAATGTATCGGTGCCCTTGGGAATCTCCACCCCCGATCAACCCAACATTGCCTCTACCCGTTGGCGTACCGTCTCTGACCAGAAAAACAAAATTTATTTCTTTGAATCCACAATGACGCCGAACATATTTTGGGTCAATTTCCGGGATCTGGATTTTTCTTCCGATGCGCCGGTCAAAAAACTCAATCTCTCGAACGGTGAAATATATGCCGGTAATGCAGCTTCACAATTCAAAACCAGTCAGCCGTTCAAATTTCTGTTCGAATGA
- a CDS encoding inorganic phosphate transporter, whose amino-acid sequence METIYLGIIIFLFLLAIFDLFVGVSNDAVNFLNSAIGAKAASFRTIIVIAAIGIFCGATMSNGMMEIARHGIFRPEAFYFNELMCIFLAVMVTDVVLLDIFNTLGMPTSTTVSMVFELLGGTFALALVKIASGGDVLTFAELLNTEKALTVILGIFLSVAVAFFFGSLVQYLSRILFTFNYKTKLKWTIGLFGGIAVTAIIYFMLIKGVKDASFMTAELKLWVKENTVLIVSGCFVFFTVLMQLLHWCKINVFRVVVLLGTFALAMAFAGNDLVNFVGVPLAGLASYSDFMANGNADASGYFMRALNEPARTPFLFLFLSGVIMVIALFTSKKARNVIKTSVDLSRQEEGNEMFGSSAIARSLVRFSTSLNNTLSRVLPEGVKHWLNRRFNKDEAIIANGAAFDLVRASVNLVLAGLLIALGTSMKLPLSTTYVAFMVAMGSSLADRAWGRESAVFRVTGVLSVIGGWFITAGAAFIICFLVTLIMFYGGIAAMLIMIGVAVLMLINSNKRYRKKLKSEKEDELFQCILYAKDKKEIWSLLRRHVSENLVKVLGFASAIYLQMTDGFIHEDLKSLRKAVAVTDEEKDKLKKIRRKETLGMRRIERNVAIEKNTWFHLGSNSSEQLMYCLKRICEPCKEHVDNNFNPLPVKSAAEFIPVRDELIALLQQTREIISAGQYAQAEQTLAEGENLKVKLSTLHKLQIERMQEENGSVKLSLVYLNLLQESQELVSILRHMLRASRKFQES is encoded by the coding sequence ATGGAAACAATTTATCTGGGGATCATTATTTTTCTCTTTTTATTAGCAATTTTTGATCTGTTTGTCGGGGTTAGCAATGACGCCGTTAATTTTTTAAATTCAGCTATCGGCGCCAAAGCTGCTTCTTTTCGTACGATCATTGTTATTGCTGCCATCGGAATTTTTTGTGGTGCTACGATGAGTAACGGTATGATGGAGATTGCCCGTCACGGAATTTTCCGGCCCGAAGCATTTTATTTTAATGAGTTGATGTGTATTTTTCTGGCGGTGATGGTGACGGATGTGGTATTACTGGATATTTTCAATACTTTGGGAATGCCTACGTCAACGACCGTATCGATGGTTTTTGAGTTGCTGGGAGGAACTTTTGCTTTGGCTCTGGTAAAGATTGCATCGGGTGGAGATGTCCTCACTTTTGCCGAGCTGCTGAATACCGAAAAAGCACTGACCGTTATTTTGGGTATCTTTTTGTCGGTAGCTGTTGCTTTTTTCTTCGGTTCTCTGGTACAATACCTGTCCCGTATCCTGTTTACGTTCAATTATAAAACAAAATTGAAGTGGACGATCGGACTTTTCGGGGGCATTGCAGTTACGGCAATTATTTATTTTATGCTGATTAAGGGAGTTAAAGACGCCTCTTTTATGACGGCAGAGCTTAAATTGTGGGTGAAGGAGAATACGGTTTTAATAGTTAGCGGATGTTTTGTATTTTTTACCGTATTGATGCAGCTTTTGCATTGGTGTAAGATAAATGTTTTCCGGGTTGTGGTGTTGTTGGGTACGTTTGCTCTGGCGATGGCTTTTGCCGGGAATGATTTGGTGAACTTTGTCGGAGTACCTTTGGCGGGATTGGCTTCTTATTCGGATTTTATGGCTAACGGAAACGCTGATGCATCCGGTTATTTTATGAGAGCTTTGAATGAACCGGCACGTACGCCTTTTTTGTTTTTATTCTTGTCGGGTGTTATCATGGTTATTGCCTTGTTTACCTCCAAGAAGGCCCGGAATGTCATTAAGACATCCGTAGACCTTTCCCGTCAGGAGGAAGGCAATGAGATGTTCGGTTCTTCGGCTATTGCCCGTAGTCTGGTACGCTTTTCCACAAGTCTGAATAATACGTTATCGAGGGTATTACCGGAAGGGGTGAAGCATTGGCTGAACCGTCGGTTTAATAAAGATGAGGCGATTATTGCAAACGGAGCGGCGTTTGATTTGGTCCGGGCTTCGGTGAATCTGGTGTTGGCCGGGTTATTGATTGCTTTGGGGACTTCCATGAAGTTACCGCTTTCCACAACTTATGTCGCTTTTATGGTAGCTATGGGCTCCTCTTTGGCAGACCGGGCCTGGGGCAGGGAAAGTGCCGTATTTCGGGTGACAGGCGTACTTTCGGTGATCGGCGGTTGGTTTATTACGGCGGGGGCTGCTTTTATCATTTGCTTTCTGGTAACATTAATCATGTTTTACGGGGGGATAGCGGCGATGTTGATTATGATCGGAGTCGCTGTATTGATGTTGATTAACAGTAACAAGCGTTACCGCAAAAAGTTGAAGAGCGAAAAAGAAGACGAATTGTTTCAGTGTATTTTGTATGCTAAAGATAAGAAGGAAATCTGGAGTCTGCTTCGGCGGCATGTAAGTGAGAATCTGGTAAAAGTACTGGGATTTGCGTCTGCAATTTATTTACAAATGACGGACGGATTTATTCACGAGGATTTGAAGAGTTTGCGGAAGGCTGTTGCAGTGACGGATGAGGAAAAGGACAAGCTGAAAAAAATCAGACGAAAAGAGACATTGGGGATGCGCCGGATAGAACGAAATGTTGCCATCGAAAAAAATACGTGGTTCCATCTGGGCAGTAACAGCAGTGAGCAATTGATGTATTGCCTGAAACGGATTTGTGAGCCTTGTAAAGAACATGTGGACAACAATTTTAATCCGCTACCGGTCAAAAGTGCTGCAGAATTTATTCCGGTCAGGGATGAGTTGATTGCTTTATTGCAGCAAACCCGGGAAATTATTTCTGCCGGACAGTATGCACAAGCCGAGCAGACATTGGCAGAAGGGGAGAATCTGAAAGTAAAGTTATCAACTCTTCACAAGCTGCAGATCGAACGAATGCAGGAAGAAAACGGCAGTGTAAAATTGTCGTTGGTGTACCTGAATTTATTACAGGAATCACAGGAGTTGGTGAGTATATTGCGGCATATGCTCCGGGCAAGCCGGAAATTCCAGGAGTCTTAA
- a CDS encoding S9 family peptidase — protein sequence MKKIILLSLCLGWSLCILAQVTQADYRRIDTLSANAQRVYDNAVNPVWIGDSHYFWYLNHGREGDVFWLVNAETGKKEKAFQAEKLALALTKASGEKVNAMKLPFRKIDFRTDRSGFEFEFQGKKWFYHVRTNKLTEKGTVEKQERKWERYDRKAEKRVMSPDKKWEAFNRDNNIYVRDLSDNKEYALSMDGIKDFYYSSDINWSPDSKKLAVIKVRDMEERRIPLIESSPKSQKQPILQWRDYAKPGDVLPVYLPALFDVTSKRQISLETLPFENQFYLNLTGWREDSRAFTFEFNQRGHQRYIVAEVSAEDGHIRPLIDEQSPTFIYYGRNFRHDLNGGKEILWISERDGWRHLYRFDGETGKVINQVTKGEWVVREVEHVDEANQTILFTASGLHAGEDPYNLHYCRINFDGSGFVDLTPENADHYVVFSKDRNYFTDVYSRPDMPYVSVVKRADGSRVAEIQKADIRDLLATGWQIPEVFCAKGRDGKTDIWGNIYRPSGFDAQKSYPVVEMIYAGPHDSHVDKYFRAYNHLTSRLCDLGFVVVTIDGMGTANRSKAFHDVCWKNLKDAGFPDRIAWIKAAAQKYPALDTSRVGIYGWSAGGQNAMAALLFHNDFYKAAVALCGCHDNRMDKIWWNEQWMGYPIDESYSACSNVDNAWRLKGKLLLINGELDDNVDPASTLQVVDALVKAGKNFEQLYLPNHTHSLGGNFEMRRIHDFFVRYLMHQDAPEWE from the coding sequence ATGAAAAAGATAATTTTATTAAGCTTGTGTCTGGGATGGAGTCTTTGTATTTTGGCACAGGTAACACAAGCAGATTACCGTCGTATCGATACCTTGTCGGCTAATGCCCAGCGGGTGTATGACAATGCTGTAAATCCGGTGTGGATCGGGGATTCCCATTATTTTTGGTATCTTAACCACGGTCGGGAAGGAGATGTTTTTTGGTTGGTGAATGCTGAAACCGGAAAAAAGGAAAAAGCTTTTCAGGCTGAAAAATTGGCACTGGCTTTGACTAAAGCCAGCGGTGAAAAAGTAAATGCCATGAAATTACCCTTCCGTAAGATTGATTTTCGGACGGACAGGAGTGGTTTTGAATTTGAGTTTCAAGGAAAAAAGTGGTTTTATCATGTTCGTACAAATAAGTTGACAGAAAAAGGAACGGTTGAAAAGCAGGAGAGAAAATGGGAGCGTTACGATAGAAAAGCTGAAAAGCGGGTGATGTCTCCCGATAAAAAATGGGAGGCATTCAATCGGGACAACAATATATACGTGCGCGATTTATCGGACAATAAAGAATATGCTTTGAGCATGGACGGTATAAAGGATTTTTATTATTCTTCCGATATCAATTGGTCGCCGGATTCTAAAAAGTTAGCCGTAATTAAAGTGCGGGATATGGAGGAGAGGCGGATTCCTTTGATCGAGTCGAGTCCGAAGAGCCAAAAACAACCGATTCTGCAATGGCGCGATTATGCTAAACCGGGGGATGTGTTGCCGGTATATTTGCCTGCGTTGTTTGATGTTACGTCAAAGCGTCAGATTTCTTTGGAAACTTTGCCTTTTGAAAATCAATTTTATTTGAATCTGACGGGTTGGCGGGAAGATAGCCGGGCCTTTACTTTCGAGTTTAATCAACGGGGACATCAACGTTATATCGTTGCCGAAGTGAGTGCGGAAGACGGACATATCCGGCCGTTGATAGATGAACAATCGCCGACGTTTATTTATTATGGCCGTAATTTCCGGCATGATCTGAACGGCGGTAAAGAAATATTATGGATATCAGAAAGGGACGGTTGGAGACATCTTTATCGCTTCGACGGTGAAACGGGCAAGGTAATCAATCAGGTGACGAAAGGAGAATGGGTTGTCCGGGAAGTGGAACATGTGGATGAGGCCAATCAAACGATTTTGTTTACTGCTTCCGGACTTCATGCAGGAGAAGATCCCTATAACCTTCATTATTGCCGGATCAATTTTGACGGTAGCGGTTTTGTCGACCTGACACCGGAGAATGCCGATCACTATGTTGTTTTCTCAAAGGACCGGAATTATTTTACAGATGTCTATTCCCGTCCGGATATGCCTTATGTCAGTGTTGTGAAACGGGCAGACGGGAGTCGGGTGGCAGAAATACAAAAAGCGGATATCCGTGATTTGCTGGCTACCGGATGGCAGATACCGGAGGTGTTTTGTGCTAAGGGACGCGACGGTAAAACAGATATTTGGGGAAACATATACCGCCCGTCCGGGTTTGATGCTCAAAAATCTTATCCGGTGGTGGAGATGATTTATGCCGGACCGCATGATTCACATGTCGATAAATATTTCCGGGCATACAATCATCTGACTTCCCGGCTTTGTGACCTGGGGTTTGTCGTCGTGACAATCGACGGTATGGGAACGGCTAACCGTTCGAAAGCTTTTCATGACGTATGTTGGAAAAACCTGAAAGATGCCGGTTTCCCGGACCGGATTGCCTGGATAAAAGCAGCGGCACAGAAATATCCTGCGTTGGATACTTCCCGTGTCGGCATTTACGGTTGGTCTGCCGGCGGTCAGAATGCAATGGCGGCATTGTTGTTTCACAATGATTTTTACAAGGCGGCAGTTGCTTTGTGCGGGTGTCACGATAACCGTATGGATAAAATCTGGTGGAACGAACAATGGATGGGATATCCGATCGATGAATCATACAGCGCCTGTTCAAATGTGGATAATGCCTGGCGTTTGAAAGGTAAGTTATTGCTTATAAACGGGGAACTGGACGATAATGTGGACCCTGCTTCCACTTTACAGGTGGTGGATGCCCTTGTCAAAGCGGGTAAGAATTTCGAGCAGTTGTATCTGCCTAATCATACTCACAGTCTGGGAGGTAATTTTGAGATGCGCCGGATCCACGATTTTTTTGTCAGATATTTGATGCATCAGGATGCTCCTGAATGGGAATAA